The sequence CTGGTCCAGCGCGTGCACCAAGGCGTCGCGCTGAGCGGTGCCGAGGAACTGGACAAGCTCCGTGCGGGACTCGACCTCGACGCGGTCCGCTCCGCGGCCACCGCCCTCGCTTTCGTGGGCACGCTCAGCCTGCTGGAGGACACGACGGTTCTGGCGAGCCCGACCCGCGAGCTGATGTGCCGGGGCGCGGCCGAATCCCTGCTGATGTCCGCGGTGAACGCCTTCGGTGTGCTCACCCACGACGGCAAACACCTGCTCACCCGCGCGGCTCGGATCGCCGAACACGACGACGTGCCAAGGCTGTTCCGGCAGATCGAAGGCCTGCTGTTCGCCGATCGCCTCGTGCACGAGGAGGCGCTCGGCCTGATCCTGGACCTGGCCGGAGACCTGTATCGCTCGTTCACCGACCCGCGCTGTCCCTCCGGGGTGCTCCGGATGCTGGAGCCCTTCGTCCCCACGTGGGGGTGGACGGGACGGGTACTCGCGGGGGAGCGCGCGTGAGCGGCGGCAGCGGCCGGGCGGCCGACGCGTGGGGACTGCTGGACCCCGATCCGCCCCTGTTCGCCTCCGAGGCGTGGCTCGCCGTCATGTCCGACCGCATCGAGGGGACGCACCGCCGCACCGTCAGCGCGCCCGGGACGCCCGACGCCACGGGCTTCTTCGCCACCGTCATCGGCGACAGCGAGGTGTCCGAGAGCAAGAACCCCTGGCAGCTGCTGTTCGAACCGTGCAGTCTGCGGACGCTGGCGCCCGAGGCCGAGGCGGCGCAGGCCGCGGCGCGCGCCGGGGGACCGGCCCGTGAGACGTGGTTCCCCTCGCTGGTGCTGATGTACCCGGGTCTCGAATGCTTCCCGACCGGTCCCGGCCGTCACCGGCCCGCCGCGCTCGACCGCGCGGTCGCGTCCGTCGTCGGTCGGGCCCGCGACGAAGGGCTGAGGTCGGTGGCCTTCCTGTACGTGCAGCCGGAGGAGCGGGTGCTCGCCGAGGCGTTGCGGCGAGCGGGGTTCGTCGAGTTTCCGCTCGCCCTGCGCTGCAACCTGAGGCCCCCCGGGACGTCGTTCGCGGACTACCGGGCCGCGCTGAGCCGCAACGCGGCCCACAGCATGGACCGCATCCGCCGCCGGATCGCCGAACGCGGCGTGACCGTCCGCCGGTTCACGCTGGACGAGCTGGACGAGGCGGGCGTCGAGCGGCTCGTCGAGCTGCGCCTGCAGCACCGTGCCAAGTACGGCCGGCGCCCCGACACGGCCGGGGAGCGGGCGCAGTTGACCGCGTTCCGCCGGCACTTCGGCGACCGCGCGGAGGTCGTGGCCGCGATGGCCGACGAGCGGATGATCGGGTTCTGCCTGTTTCTCGACGCCGGCGACGTGCGGCACGCCTGGACGCATGGCATCGACTACACCGACAGCCGGTCCAAGGACGTCTTCTTCGAGGTCTGTTACTACCGGCCGGTCGAGGACGCCTACCGTACCGGGCGCAAGGAGCTGTCCTTCAGCTACGGCGCGGAGGGCAGCAAGCTCGAGCGGGGCTGCCGTCTGGACGAGGTCAGCGGGTTCGTCCTGCCGCTGGACGACGGCGACCTGGCGTCCGCGCACAGCGCGGCACGGGCCCTCGCCCGGGGGCTCGTCCGGCCCGGGCCGGGTCGCTGACCCCGCCTCACCGGCAGCGGAGAGCAGCCACGGGAACGCACGGTACGACTACAGGAGTGTGATGGACGCCGACGCCGGCATCGCCCGCAAGGGCCTGGGCATCTTGCGTGAGCGGGGCTTCCGGTACTACTGGACGGCCCGGGCCCTGTCCCTCATCGGGGACTACGCCTTCCGTACGGCCTTTGCCACGCACATCATCAGCGTCAGCGGCTCGGCGTCCACACTGGCCGCCGCGACGGCCGTGCTGCTGGTGCCGTCACTGGTCTTCTACCTGGTGGGCGGCGCTGTCGGAGACCGTACCGCCTCCCGACGCGCCATCATGGTCTGGGTCGACGCCGCCCGGTTCGTGGTCCTCCTGCTCATCGCCGGGGTGACCTACTGGACGCCCAGCGTGGTTCTGCTCGTCGTCCTCGCCGTGCTGATCGGCGTGGCGGACGGGTTCTTCCAGCCCGCGTCCTTCGCGTACATGCTGGAGATCACTCCGAAGGAGAAGCTGGTCGCGGCGAACTCGGCGCTCTCCGTCGGCCAGCAGATCGGACTCATCGGCGGCCCGCTGATCGGCGGATTCATGGTGAGCCTCGCGGGTGCCCCGGCGACGTTCGCCTTCGACGCGGCCACTTTCCTGGTCTCGGCGATCCTGCTCCTGCTCGTCCGCGCCTCCCGGAGCACCGGCGAGGATCCGGCCGGTGCCGCGGAGCCCGACGGCGCGGCCGGGGAACCGGTGGCCGGCGGCCACCGGCTCAGGCAGGTCGGCGTGGACGTCGCCCAGGCGGTACGGTTCGTCGCCGGCCTGCGGTGGCTGCTGGTCTCCCTGGTGGTCAACGCGTGCACCAACGCCGTGTACGCGGGAGTCCTCGATGTCTCGGTGCCGCTGATCATGGCGCCGGAGGGGACCTCCGAGGGCCGGTCGCTGGGCACGTTCTACGCGTTCCAGGGCATCGGTGCGCTGGCCGGGGCGGCGGTGCTGGCCAAGCTGACGGTGCGCAGGACGGGGCCCGCCCTGTACCTCATGCTGGCCCTCATGGCGCTGTCCCTCGCGGCCACCGGTGTGACCGGCGGCGGCGCGGGCGCGCTCGCCATGGCCTTCACCTACGGGGTCGGCCTGCACTTCTTCAACTCGCTCTTCCCGAGCCTCCTGCAGGAACAGGTGCCGGACAACCTGCTCAGCCGCGTGGGCAGCCTGGCGTTCCTCGGGTTCAACGGCCTGATGCCGCTCGGCGCCCTGCTGATGGGCCCCCTGGTGAGCACGCTCGACGCCCGCGGGGCGGCCGTCGCCGCGGGCCTCGTGGCCGCGGCCACGAGCCTCGCCGCCCTGCTGTCCGCGGACGTACGCCGTCTCACCGCGGCCGGGCCCGAGCCGGACACGGGTGCGCGGCCGGACCCGGCCGACGGAGACAAGGACGCCGTCGGCCGGGTCTAGGCCCGCTCGTCACGTTCCTGCCCGACCCGACCCGACCCGACAAGAAGAGGAAGATCATGCACAGCACGGAAGTTGCGCGGCTGTCCGGTCCGTTCGACGGACCGAGCTGGGACCGGCTGGGGCCGGGCGCCGCGGTCCAGGGCGGCCGCTGGCTGACCGCGATGCTCAGCAGACTGCCGGGCGAGCCGGTCAGGGTGTCGCACGACGGCTCGGACGGCGCGCTCGGCTTCACGGGTGCGGTGGTCCGGGACGGCGACGCGTACGAGGCGTACAACCCATGGGCGATCCTGCGCCGGGAGGACCCCGTCTTCCCCGAGGTGCGGGCCCTCGGCCGACGGGTCCTGCCGCACCTCGGTGACGGCCGTGAGGCGATCCTGCCCGGACTGCTGCTGGTGGCTCCCGGATACCTCGGGGATCCGGTGGGACCGGCCGCGGACCACCCCGACAGCGTGAAGCGGTGCCTCGCCGATGTCTGTGCCTGGGCGGGCGATGCGGGTCTGGCCACCGTGTCGGTGCTCTACACCAGGCCGGCCGCCTCGCGAGTCCTGGCCCCGGCCGTCGGCGCCCTGGGCGGCGAGAGCTTCGATCTGACCACACGGTCGATGATGCCGGTGACCTGGGACGACGAGGAGAGCCTCGCGGCCGTCCGGTCGAAGCGGCGGCGTATCGAGGTGCGGCGTCAGCTGCGCCGCCTCGCGGAACACGGCTGCTCCGTCGGTACGGGCGTCCCGGACGAACTGTTCGACGAGGTCATCGAGGGCAGGTGCGCCCTGCTGCGCTGGTACGGCCAGCCCGCCGACGAGGCGGCGGAGCGGCGCCGGCTGCGCACCCTCATCGACTCGTTCGGCGAGGACCTGCTGCTCTTCACCGCCCAGGTCGAGGGGCGGCTGATCGCCCACGCGCTGTTCGTGGCCGACATGAGGACCTTGCAGAACGTCTATGTCGGCACCACGGAGCTCGGCCGGAACGTTCCGTACGCCCACCTGGCGGTGACCTATCACGCGCCCATGCGCCATGTCGGGCGCGAGCGTTACGACTGGATCGACTACGGCGTCGGCCATGGCGACACCAAGCGGACGCAGGG is a genomic window of Streptomyces griseochromogenes containing:
- a CDS encoding nucleotidyltransferase domain-containing protein, encoding MDVSLLDRLPAPVRAELDRRQAALPAIAALVEADQDEPVLLAGSYATGEWNPTSDLDLLVLTRRYRPRRTPGTTNHPSILGDSFDGRAGDLPVNVEYVGEERLQDIARVLENTAGEDGTVDLPNFQGLELRLVQRVHQGVALSGAEELDKLRAGLDLDAVRSAATALAFVGTLSLLEDTTVLASPTRELMCRGAAESLLMSAVNAFGVLTHDGKHLLTRAARIAEHDDVPRLFRQIEGLLFADRLVHEEALGLILDLAGDLYRSFTDPRCPSGVLRMLEPFVPTWGWTGRVLAGERA
- a CDS encoding GNAT family N-acetyltransferase — encoded protein: MSGGSGRAADAWGLLDPDPPLFASEAWLAVMSDRIEGTHRRTVSAPGTPDATGFFATVIGDSEVSESKNPWQLLFEPCSLRTLAPEAEAAQAAARAGGPARETWFPSLVLMYPGLECFPTGPGRHRPAALDRAVASVVGRARDEGLRSVAFLYVQPEERVLAEALRRAGFVEFPLALRCNLRPPGTSFADYRAALSRNAAHSMDRIRRRIAERGVTVRRFTLDELDEAGVERLVELRLQHRAKYGRRPDTAGERAQLTAFRRHFGDRAEVVAAMADERMIGFCLFLDAGDVRHAWTHGIDYTDSRSKDVFFEVCYYRPVEDAYRTGRKELSFSYGAEGSKLERGCRLDEVSGFVLPLDDGDLASAHSAARALARGLVRPGPGR
- a CDS encoding MFS transporter, whose product is MDADAGIARKGLGILRERGFRYYWTARALSLIGDYAFRTAFATHIISVSGSASTLAAATAVLLVPSLVFYLVGGAVGDRTASRRAIMVWVDAARFVVLLLIAGVTYWTPSVVLLVVLAVLIGVADGFFQPASFAYMLEITPKEKLVAANSALSVGQQIGLIGGPLIGGFMVSLAGAPATFAFDAATFLVSAILLLLVRASRSTGEDPAGAAEPDGAAGEPVAGGHRLRQVGVDVAQAVRFVAGLRWLLVSLVVNACTNAVYAGVLDVSVPLIMAPEGTSEGRSLGTFYAFQGIGALAGAAVLAKLTVRRTGPALYLMLALMALSLAATGVTGGGAGALAMAFTYGVGLHFFNSLFPSLLQEQVPDNLLSRVGSLAFLGFNGLMPLGALLMGPLVSTLDARGAAVAAGLVAAATSLAALLSADVRRLTAAGPEPDTGARPDPADGDKDAVGRV
- a CDS encoding GNAT family N-acetyltransferase, translated to MHSTEVARLSGPFDGPSWDRLGPGAAVQGGRWLTAMLSRLPGEPVRVSHDGSDGALGFTGAVVRDGDAYEAYNPWAILRREDPVFPEVRALGRRVLPHLGDGREAILPGLLLVAPGYLGDPVGPAADHPDSVKRCLADVCAWAGDAGLATVSVLYTRPAASRVLAPAVGALGGESFDLTTRSMMPVTWDDEESLAAVRSKRRRIEVRRQLRRLAEHGCSVGTGVPDELFDEVIEGRCALLRWYGQPADEAAERRRLRTLIDSFGEDLLLFTAQVEGRLIAHALFVADMRTLQNVYVGTTELGRNVPYAHLAVTYHAPMRHVGRERYDWIDYGVGHGDTKRTQGCEAVPLMGHVIPL